CGTACGCCTTGGTCTGCAAGCCCGGGTCGAGCGTGGTGTACACGCGGTAGCCACCCGAGTACGCCTCCTTCTCGCCCACGATCGAGATGAGCTGGTGGGTGACGTACGAGACGAAGTACTGCGAGCCGCTCGAGTTGGCCGCGTCGGGACCGAACGGGCCGCCGAGCCAGGTGATGCCGTTCGACGGCTTGAAGCCGATCACGCCGGCCTCGACTGGTACCCCTTTGGCGTCGGTCTCTTGCTGTTGGGTGATCCAGTGCGCCTTGCGCATGTTGGTGAGAACCGAGTCGCGGATCTCCTTGGCGTAAGGCCGCTGCGACGCCACGGTGGGATCGGTGCCCGGCGACCGGATGATCGCGGCGAGGAATGCCGCCTGGGCGAGGTTCAGGTTCTTCAGGTCGGCGTGGTAGTAGGCGCCGGCCGCGGCCTGGATGCCGTACGCGCCGCGCCCGAAGTAGATGGTGTTGAGGTAGCGGCGGAATATCTCCTTCTTGGAGAGCTTCTGCTCGATCTTGACGGCCAGGACCGCTTCTTTGAGCTTGCGGGTCCAGGTGCGCCGCTGGTTGAGGTACACGTTGCGGACGTACTGCTGGGTGATGGTCGACCCGCCCTGCGAGCGGCTGCCGCTGGTCAGGTCCTCGACCGCGGCCCGGGCGATGCCGACCGGATCGATGCCGCCGTGCTTGAAGAAGTTGCGGTCCTCGGCCGCCAGCACCGCGTGTTGCACGACCTGGGGGACGTCGTCGAGCCGGTTGATCTTGACCCGGTTGATCGCGCCGTGGAGGGCGGCGGCCGCGTTGTCCTTGTTGCAGTTCTTGGGCTGGTCGGCGAAGCAGATGAACGAGGTCTGCGCCTGGGTGGGCTCAGCCGGCGGCAGCTTCACCTGCGACAGCACCCACGCGAAGCCCGCGAACCCCATCACGGCCACGATGCCGACCAGGAACAACCCCCGGCGCCAGCGCCACAGGAAGCTGCGCTTGGTGACCTTGCCCTTGCGGGTGGTCTTGAGGTTGTGCGCGGGTGTCCGCTTCGGGGGGGCCATGTCGAGGTGGGGGCCGGCGCCGGCGCCGTGGACGACGGCCGGCGGGGTGGGCGACGATCCTACCAGCGGCCTTGCGGGGCTCCCGGGTCAGGACTGGGCGCGGGTCGACGCCGTGGGCTGGCCGTCGACCACGAACGACCGTGCCAGGTGGTTCCACCAACAGCCGGTGCAGACCTCGACCACGTAGCAGCCGTACGTGCCACCCCCACGGGTGATCTTGGCGAGCTCGCCGCGCATGGTGAGGCACCGCCCGTGGGCCGGGAGGCGGGGGCCGAACACGAACGTGACCAGGACCAGCGGTTGTTCCTCGCAGATCGGGCACGTCTGGGAGGTCGGCGCGCCGTACTCCGCGGCCACCCGGCGCAGTTCGGGGTGGGCGTCGCAGACCTCGTGTTGCGCGATGCGGCCCTTGCGGAACTCCGACACCAGCGCCTGGCGAGTGAGGCGGTAGTCGATCTCGCCACCGGCACCCTCGTGGCCCTCGCCGCCACGGGCGAGCGTCCGAGGGCGAAAGGAGCTGGGCCCAGACGGCATCGGCGCCAGGGTATCGCCGTGGCCGCCCCGAGGTACTGCCGTCCCGACTGCCGACTCGACTGCCGACTCGACTGCCGAGCTGTGAGCAGCTGGCCACCTGGGAGGTGGCCAAGCGCTCACAGCAGGGAGGGGGTTTGGGCGGGACTGCCTCTTCCCGGGTCCCGGCGGTCCCGGGTCCCGGCGGTCCCGGGGTCTCGGAGGTCCCGGCGGTCCCGGGGGTCCCGGGGTCTCGGGGTCCCGGGGTCTCGGAGGTTCGGTGGTCCCGGGGGTCCCGGAGGTCCCGGGGGTTCCGTGGGTTCCGGGGTGGGGGTGGCGGGGTCTACGGTCTGGCGCGGGGCACCGGTCCGAGGCCATGCACCGTCGGGCGACGGGCCGAGCACACACAAGGGGGAACCAGCCGTGCGCTTCACCACGGCCACCGAGCCGATCGACGCCGACGACGCCACCATCCGCGCCGCGCTCGACCACGCCGACCTGCCGGCGCTGTTGACCGCGGTCGCCCACCTGACGGGCGACCGCCGCGTGCTCGATCCCCGCTTTCGTCCGCGTCCCGACCAACTGCTGATCCCCGACTACGGCGTCACAGCCGCCGACGCGGCAGAGGCCCGCGACCTCGCCGCCGCGGCGTTGGCCCGCCACCGCGACGCGGGCAATCCCGCTCCCGCACCCCTCCCCACCGAGGAGTTCCGTGAGCTGGTCCAGTTCCTGATCGGCGACGACCAGGCCGACGCGTACCTCCCGCTGCTCTGGGAGGAGTCGGGTCTCGGCGGCGATCTGCGCACCCCCACCTGGCACAAGGACGACCTCGCCCCCGACACCGAGTTCACCGTGGCCATCATCGGCGCGGGCATGTCGGGCATCGTCACCGGCCA
This is a stretch of genomic DNA from Acidimicrobiales bacterium. It encodes these proteins:
- a CDS encoding DUF5318 family protein; amino-acid sequence: MPSGPSSFRPRTLARGGEGHEGAGGEIDYRLTRQALVSEFRKGRIAQHEVCDAHPELRRVAAEYGAPTSQTCPICEEQPLVLVTFVFGPRLPAHGRCLTMRGELAKITRGGGTYGCYVVEVCTGCWWNHLARSFVVDGQPTASTRAQS